In one Lolium rigidum isolate FL_2022 chromosome 3, APGP_CSIRO_Lrig_0.1, whole genome shotgun sequence genomic region, the following are encoded:
- the LOC124702228 gene encoding acetate--CoA ligase CCL3-like, translating into MAAERDIDDLPRNDANYTALTPLWFLERAALAHPARASVVHGHVRYTWADTYRRCRRLASALARRSVGHGSTVAVIAPNIPAIYEAHFGVPMAGAVVNCVNIRLNAATVAFLLDHSSAEVVMVDQEFFSLAVDSLKIIADQKKGSFKQPLVIVIGDHTCDPSALQDALRTGAIEYEKFLETGDPEFSWKPPQDEWKSIALGYTSGTTSNPKGVVLHHRGAYLMSLSGALVWKMNDGAVYLWTLPMFHCNGWCYTWTLAAICGTSICLRQVTAKAIFSAIANQGVTHFCGAPVVLNTIINAPPSDKILPLPRVVDVMTAGAAPPPSVLASMSKLGFRVAHTYGLSETYGPSTVCAWKPEWDILPDDERARLHARQGIRYVGLEGLDVVDPKSMVPVPADGSTLGEIVMRGNAVMKGYLKNPKANAEAFENGWFHSGDLGVRHPDGYIEVKDRAKDIIISGGENISSLEVEKAVYMHPAVLEASVVARADEQWGESPCAFVTLKDSVDGSNEAALAGNIMRFCRERLPGYWVPKSVVFGPLPKTATGKIKKHELRAKAKELGPVRKSRM; encoded by the exons ATGGCGGCGGAGAGGGACATCGACGACCTGCCGCGGAACGACGCCAACTACACGGCGCTCACGCCGCTCTGGTTCCTCGAGCGCGCCGCGCTGGCGCACCCGGCCCGGGCGTCCGTCGTGCACGGCCACGTGCGCTACACCTGGGCCGACACCTACCGCCGGtgccgccgcctcgcctccgccCTCGCGCGCCGGTCCGTCGGCCACGGGAGCACG GTAGCTGTAATAGCTCCAAATATCCCAGCAATTTATGAAGCTCATTTTGGGGTTCCCATGGCTGGAGCAGTGGTCAACTGTGTCAACATTCGATTAAATGCTGCCACTGTTGCATTTCTGCTGGACCACTCATCGGCTGAAGTTGTGATGGTTGACCAAGAATTTTTCTCCCTGGCAGTGGATTCTTTGAAGATTATAGCAGATCAAAAGAAAGGTTCTTTCAAACAGCCACTTGTAATAGTTATTGGGGATCATACTTGCGATCCTTCAGCCCTCCAAGATGCTCTGAGAACAGGAGCAATTGAATACGAGAAGTTCTTGGAAACTGGTGATCCTGAATTTTCCTGGAAACCACCGCAGGATGAATGGAAGAGTATTGCCTTAGGTTATACCTCTGGGACAACATCTAACCCAAAGGGTGTGGTATTGCATCATAGGGGTGCTTACCTAATGTCACTCAGTGGTGCTCTTGTATGGAAGATGAATGACGGCGCGGTTTATCTGTGGACTTTGCCAATGTTCCACTGCAATGGCTGGTGCTATACATGGACTCTTGCTGCTATCTGTGGAACAAGCATATGTCTTCGTCAG GTCACAGCGAAGGCCATCTTCTCAGCGATAGCCAACCAAGGAGTAACTCACTTCTGTGGGGCACCAGTTGTGCTCAACACCATCATCAACGCCCCTCCGTCTGACAAAATTCTTCCGCTGCCGCGAGTTGTTGATGTCATGACTGCTGGCGCTGCTCCACCACCCTCAGTCCTTGCATCAATGTCGAAGCTCGGTTTCCGTGTCGCTCATACGTATGGCCTTTCAGAGACATATGGACCATCTACGGTGTGCGCATGGAAGCCAGAGTGGGACATCCTGCCAGATGACGAGCGTGCCCGCCTCCATGCTCGCCAGGGCATTCGCTATGTAGGCTTGGAAGGCCTCGATGTCGTTGACCCGAAGTCGATGGTGCCAGTCCCAGCCGACGGGTCCACCCTCGGAGAGATTGTAATGCGAGGGAACGCCGTCATGAAGGGTTACCTGAAGAACCCAAAGGCCAACGCTGAGGCATTCGAGAATGGCTGGTTCCATTCCGGTGACCTAGGCGTTCGACACCCTGACGGCTACATTGAAGTGAAGGACCGAGCCAAGGACATCATCATTTCCGGTGGGGAGAACATCAGCAGCTTGGAGGTGGAGAAGGCGGTCTACATGCACCCGGCAGTTCTCGAGGCGTCGGTCGTGGCACGAGCTGACGAGCAGTGGGGTGAGTCACCGTGCGCCTTTGTCACGCTCAAGGACAGTGTCGATGGTTCCAACGAGGCAGCATTGGCTGGTAACATAATGAGGTTCTGCCGTGAGCGGCTGCCTGGCTATTGGGTCCCGAAGTCTGTGGTGTTCGGGCCGCTGCCAAAGACGGCGACAGGTAAGATCAAGAAGCATGAGCTGAGAGCAAAGGCCAAGGAATTGGGCCCTGTCCGGAAGAGCAGGATGTGA